The proteins below come from a single Agromyces flavus genomic window:
- a CDS encoding MmgE/PrpD family protein, translated as MQLHHVRVHRSDENLARDGQLAWKIAEVAADPVEVADDVTEMVVNRVIDNAAVAAASLTRRPVVAARSQALSHPVSVGGDGATVFGADVARRSSPEWAAWANGVAVRELDYHDTFLAAEYSHPGDNIPPIVAVAQHLAAARGLTGRELVRGIATGYEIQVDLVKAISLHQHKIDHVAHLGPSAAAGIGTLLGLDAETIFQAVGQALHTTTATRQSRKGEISTWKAHAPAFAGKMAVEAVDRAMRGETSPTPIYEGEDGVIAWLLDGPDAAYDVPLPERGEAKRAILDTYTKEHSAEYQAQAWIDLARKLHHEHPELVADPSRIASVVIHTSHHTHNVIGSGANDPQKYDPAASRETLDHSIPYIFAVAFLDGTWHHVDSYTPERAGRSETVALWRNVTTVEDEEWTRRYHSLDIAEKAFGGRVVLTLTDGTTIVDEIAVADAHPLGARPFGREQYVEKFRALAADVLEAAEIERFLDVAQRLPHLTPDELGQLTIIAAPGVLTSVPTPHGIF; from the coding sequence GTGCAGCTCCACCATGTGCGCGTCCATCGAAGCGACGAGAACCTGGCCCGCGACGGCCAGCTCGCCTGGAAGATCGCCGAGGTCGCCGCCGACCCGGTCGAGGTCGCCGACGACGTGACCGAGATGGTCGTGAACCGCGTCATCGACAACGCGGCGGTCGCGGCCGCATCCCTCACCCGGCGCCCCGTCGTCGCGGCGCGCAGCCAGGCGTTGAGCCATCCGGTCTCGGTCGGCGGCGACGGCGCGACGGTGTTCGGCGCGGATGTCGCGCGGCGCTCGAGCCCGGAATGGGCGGCGTGGGCGAACGGCGTGGCCGTACGCGAGCTGGACTACCACGACACGTTCCTCGCGGCCGAGTACTCGCACCCCGGCGACAACATCCCGCCGATCGTCGCCGTCGCTCAGCACCTCGCGGCCGCGCGGGGGCTCACCGGCCGGGAACTCGTCCGCGGCATCGCGACCGGATACGAGATCCAGGTCGACCTCGTGAAGGCGATCTCGCTGCACCAGCACAAGATCGACCACGTCGCGCACCTCGGCCCGTCGGCCGCGGCGGGCATCGGCACGCTCCTCGGCCTCGACGCCGAGACGATCTTCCAGGCCGTCGGCCAGGCGCTGCACACGACCACCGCGACGCGCCAGTCGCGCAAGGGCGAGATCTCGACCTGGAAGGCCCATGCACCGGCCTTCGCGGGGAAGATGGCGGTCGAGGCCGTCGACCGCGCCATGCGCGGCGAGACCAGCCCCACGCCGATCTACGAAGGCGAGGACGGCGTGATCGCCTGGCTGCTCGACGGGCCCGACGCGGCGTACGACGTGCCGCTGCCCGAGCGTGGCGAGGCGAAGCGCGCCATCCTCGACACGTACACCAAGGAGCACTCGGCCGAGTACCAGGCGCAGGCCTGGATCGACCTCGCCCGCAAGCTCCACCACGAGCACCCCGAGCTGGTCGCCGATCCGTCGAGGATCGCGAGCGTCGTCATCCACACGTCGCACCACACCCACAACGTGATCGGCTCGGGCGCGAACGACCCGCAGAAGTACGATCCGGCGGCCTCGCGCGAGACGCTCGACCACTCGATCCCGTACATCTTCGCCGTGGCCTTCCTCGACGGCACGTGGCACCACGTCGACTCGTACACGCCCGAGCGCGCGGGCCGGTCCGAGACCGTCGCCCTCTGGCGCAACGTCACGACGGTCGAGGACGAGGAATGGACGCGTCGCTACCATTCACTCGACATCGCCGAGAAGGCGTTCGGCGGCCGTGTGGTCCTCACGCTGACGGACGGCACGACGATCGTCGACGAGATCGCGGTCGCCGACGCTCACCCGCTCGGCGCGCGCCCGTTCGGCCGCGAGCAGTATGTCGAGAAGTTCCGCGCCCTGGCCGCCGATGTCCTCGAGGCAGCCGAGATCGAGCGGTTCCTGGACGTCGCGCAGCGTCTGCCCCACCTGACGCCCGACGAGCTCGGGCAGTTGACCATCATCGCCGCGCCAGGTGTGCTCACCTCGGTCCCGACGCCCCACGGCATCTTCTAG
- a CDS encoding GntR family transcriptional regulator translates to MRAGDRAYRTLRAEILEGALEPGTVLQEVEQSTRLGVSRTPIREALRQLAADGLVEANGRGTIVTAVSRDDIVSLYELREALEGKAAGLAAQRHDDEPFLAIRERLREAPQLLAQGEAGLAAYFAIVDELDDAIEAAVANPFLASSLRSVQLHSARIRRLSRHNPDRLRAAAHEHLLIVDAILARDAELAAHATHVHLHMSLTNALATSAGAD, encoded by the coding sequence ATGCGAGCCGGTGATCGCGCCTATCGCACGCTCCGCGCAGAGATCCTCGAGGGCGCGCTCGAACCCGGCACGGTGCTGCAGGAAGTGGAGCAGTCCACCCGCCTCGGTGTGAGCCGCACCCCGATCCGCGAAGCGCTGCGTCAGCTCGCCGCCGACGGACTCGTCGAGGCCAACGGCCGCGGCACGATCGTCACCGCCGTCTCGCGCGACGACATCGTGTCGCTCTACGAGCTCCGTGAGGCACTCGAGGGCAAGGCGGCCGGCCTCGCCGCGCAGCGGCACGACGACGAGCCGTTCCTCGCGATCCGCGAGCGGCTCAGGGAGGCGCCGCAGCTGCTCGCCCAGGGCGAGGCGGGGCTCGCCGCCTACTTCGCGATCGTCGACGAGCTCGACGACGCGATCGAGGCGGCGGTCGCGAACCCCTTCCTCGCGTCGTCCCTGCGCAGCGTGCAGCTGCACTCGGCCCGCATCCGCCGGCTCTCGCGGCACAATCCCGACCGGCTCAGAGCCGCCGCGCACGAGCACCTGCTGATCGTCGACGCGATCCTCGCGCGCGACGCCGAGCTGGCTGCCCACGCCACGCACGTGCACCTGCACATGAGCCTGACCAATGCGCTCGCCACGTCGGCGGGCGCCGACTAG
- a CDS encoding AMP-binding protein: protein MGTTEMRTYADEYRRSMEQPEEFWLEASGLVDWITPPTRALDDREAPIYRWYPDGTLNVSANALDRWVAAGRGDQVALAYDSAMTGSKRTFTYAELLHEVSLFAGVLRGRGVQRGDRVAIYLPMTPEAVIAMLACARIGAVHSVIFGGFAANELAVRIQDAEPKVIVTSSGGLEPGRAVEYLPIVEKALAMIVGDRSVTDAVTSSIAVISEDELSVETVIVRDREAVPGNAAEFDGRVGVRWVDWATELERAEPVGAVEVAATDPLYILYTSGTTGTPKGVVRDHGGYAVALAWSMRSIYDIHPGDVMWTASDVGWVVGHSYIVYGPLLAGATTVLYEGKPVGTPDAGAFWRMVEEYGVKVLFSAPTAVRAIRREDPGLEHLRRYDTSTLEALFLAGERLDTETYHWINDALHCPVVDHWWQTETGWAIAANPRGIEPLPVKPGSPTVPVPGYRVAIVDGKGRQVAAGAEGNIVLELPLPPGSLPTLWGGDERYVSSYLTAFPGHYATGDSGYVDEDGYVYVMGRTDDVINVAGHRLSTGGLEEAINHHPAIAEVAVIGVRDELKGQRAAGFVTLKHGTAIDHEVLVKELVALVRETVGPVAAFRDVTVLDRLPKTRSGKILRKTIRQIADGEPYKVPATIEDPTVLTALEAALGR from the coding sequence ATGGGCACGACCGAGATGCGCACCTATGCGGACGAGTACCGCCGCAGCATGGAGCAGCCCGAGGAGTTCTGGCTCGAGGCATCCGGCCTGGTCGACTGGATCACCCCGCCTACGCGCGCCCTCGACGACCGCGAAGCGCCGATCTACCGCTGGTACCCGGATGGCACGCTCAACGTCAGCGCGAACGCGCTGGACCGCTGGGTCGCCGCCGGACGCGGCGACCAGGTCGCCCTCGCCTACGACTCCGCGATGACCGGCTCGAAGCGGACCTTCACCTATGCCGAGCTCCTCCACGAGGTCTCCCTATTCGCGGGCGTGCTGCGCGGCCGCGGGGTGCAGCGCGGCGACCGCGTCGCGATCTACCTGCCGATGACGCCCGAGGCCGTCATCGCGATGCTCGCCTGTGCGCGCATCGGCGCCGTGCACTCCGTCATCTTCGGCGGGTTCGCGGCCAACGAGCTCGCGGTTCGGATCCAGGACGCCGAGCCCAAGGTCATCGTCACCTCGTCGGGCGGGCTCGAGCCGGGCCGCGCGGTCGAGTACCTGCCGATCGTCGAGAAGGCGCTCGCGATGATCGTCGGCGATCGATCGGTGACCGACGCGGTGACCTCGTCGATCGCGGTGATCTCCGAGGACGAGCTCAGCGTCGAGACGGTGATCGTGCGCGATCGCGAAGCGGTGCCCGGGAACGCGGCGGAGTTCGACGGTCGCGTCGGCGTGCGATGGGTCGACTGGGCGACAGAGCTCGAGCGGGCCGAGCCCGTCGGAGCCGTCGAGGTCGCGGCCACCGATCCGCTGTACATCCTCTACACGTCGGGCACGACCGGCACCCCCAAGGGCGTCGTGCGCGACCACGGCGGCTACGCCGTCGCACTGGCGTGGTCGATGCGGAGCATCTACGACATCCACCCGGGCGACGTGATGTGGACGGCGTCCGACGTGGGCTGGGTCGTCGGCCACAGCTACATCGTCTACGGTCCACTGCTCGCGGGTGCGACGACCGTCCTCTACGAGGGCAAGCCGGTCGGGACGCCCGACGCCGGTGCCTTCTGGCGCATGGTCGAGGAGTACGGGGTCAAGGTGCTGTTCTCGGCGCCGACGGCGGTGCGCGCCATCCGTCGCGAGGACCCCGGCCTCGAACACCTCCGGCGGTACGACACGTCGACGCTCGAGGCGCTGTTCCTCGCGGGTGAGCGACTCGACACCGAGACCTACCACTGGATCAACGACGCGCTCCACTGTCCGGTCGTCGACCACTGGTGGCAGACGGAGACGGGGTGGGCGATCGCGGCGAACCCGCGCGGGATCGAGCCGCTGCCTGTGAAGCCCGGCTCCCCCACCGTGCCGGTGCCCGGCTACCGCGTGGCGATCGTCGACGGCAAGGGACGCCAGGTGGCCGCGGGAGCCGAGGGCAACATCGTGCTGGAACTGCCGCTTCCGCCAGGCAGCCTGCCCACCCTGTGGGGCGGCGACGAACGCTACGTCTCGTCCTACCTCACCGCCTTCCCAGGGCACTACGCGACGGGAGACTCCGGCTACGTCGACGAGGACGGATACGTCTACGTCATGGGGCGGACCGACGATGTCATCAACGTCGCGGGTCATCGGCTCTCGACCGGCGGACTCGAGGAGGCGATCAACCACCATCCGGCGATCGCCGAGGTCGCGGTGATCGGCGTCCGCGACGAACTCAAGGGCCAGCGGGCTGCCGGCTTCGTGACACTCAAGCACGGCACGGCGATCGACCACGAGGTCCTCGTGAAGGAGCTCGTCGCCCTCGTCCGCGAGACGGTGGGCCCGGTCGCGGCCTTCCGCGACGTGACGGTGCTCGATCGCCTTCCCAAGACCCGGTCGGGCAAGATCCTCCGCAAGACCATCCGCCAGATCGCCGACGGCGAGCCGTACAAGGTGCCGGCGACGATCGAGGACCCGACCGTGCTGACCGCGCTCGAAGCCGCCCTCGGTCGGTAG
- a CDS encoding Rv3654c family TadE-like protein, with product MSLVPGRWRRLRGERGAATVVTLGIVGAVVALAAGLAAVLVGSVASQSAANAADAAALAAADAVSGAVPGEPCAIATRLAAVNGARLTSCDVSGATVLVQVAIERAAFTATASARAGPPPS from the coding sequence GTGAGCCTCGTGCCCGGGCGGTGGCGGCGGCTTCGCGGCGAGCGCGGGGCGGCGACCGTGGTCACGCTGGGCATCGTCGGTGCTGTCGTGGCGCTCGCGGCCGGGCTCGCCGCCGTGCTGGTCGGATCGGTGGCCTCGCAGTCGGCGGCGAACGCCGCAGATGCGGCGGCGCTCGCCGCGGCCGATGCGGTCTCCGGAGCCGTGCCGGGTGAGCCCTGCGCGATCGCCACGCGACTCGCCGCCGTGAACGGAGCCAGATTGACGTCATGCGACGTGAGCGGGGCGACCGTCCTGGTGCAGGTCGCGATCGAACGCGCCGCGTTCACGGCGACCGCATCCGCGCGAGCGGGTCCACCGCCGAGCTGA
- a CDS encoding TadE family type IV pilus minor pilin, translating to MTAEFAVALPAIALVLAASLAAVHVAAVQVRLADAAADAARALGRGESDAVAAGIASRNAGGARLATSVDDPFVCATLVGHAGGVLSALELRAESCAMRGGL from the coding sequence GTGACGGCGGAGTTCGCCGTCGCGCTGCCCGCGATCGCGCTGGTGCTCGCCGCGTCCCTCGCCGCCGTCCACGTCGCGGCCGTGCAGGTCCGACTGGCCGACGCGGCCGCTGATGCCGCTCGTGCGCTGGGCCGGGGCGAGAGCGACGCCGTCGCCGCCGGCATCGCATCCCGCAATGCCGGCGGGGCGCGTCTGGCGACGAGCGTGGATGACCCGTTCGTCTGCGCGACGCTCGTCGGGCACGCGGGCGGGGTGCTCTCCGCGCTCGAGCTGCGGGCGGAGTCCTGCGCGATGCGGGGCGGCTTGTGA
- a CDS encoding DUF4244 domain-containing protein — protein sequence MSSIPTTGDERAGGGIGQSGVRAAALARRRIRQIVERLAGERGAATAEYAVATMAAVGFAGLLVVILRGDEVRGILTDLVRNALTVG from the coding sequence ATGTCATCCATCCCCACCACTGGCGACGAACGCGCGGGCGGAGGCATCGGGCAGTCCGGTGTCCGCGCGGCCGCACTCGCGCGGCGACGAATCCGACAGATCGTGGAACGACTGGCGGGGGAGCGCGGCGCCGCAACCGCCGAGTACGCCGTGGCGACCATGGCCGCGGTCGGCTTCGCGGGCCTGCTCGTCGTCATCCTCCGGGGCGACGAGGTGCGCGGCATCCTCACCGACCTCGTTCGGAATGCGCTCACGGTGGGGTGA
- a CDS encoding type II secretion system F family protein: MLRRADAPALAGLAAAVISRRRLARADPGGPVDRVAAATERLAALLTAGLAPAAAWRNVDLRPDDGGTARDHADLDDERVVAAAAAAAGEGDSVADAMARARASHAAASPAWSILAAAWAVADAAGAPLAACLGALAGALRSEAQLRREAAAALAGPAASAKLVAALPVIAVVFGAVLGFDTIGVLFGNPVGLGCLVVGSGLLWVGTRWSRAMVARAAASRPSSGIELELLAMALTSGTSLPRAEAIVAQALRTHLPELAASASAAPVLRLAERAGAPVADLLRAEANRRRGAAQAAGAVRAAALGVRLMIPLGCCVLPAFVLLGVAPLLISVVTGTLGGAV; encoded by the coding sequence ATGCTGAGGCGCGCCGACGCGCCGGCCCTCGCCGGGCTCGCCGCGGCAGTCATCTCACGTCGGCGTCTCGCCCGGGCCGACCCGGGCGGCCCCGTCGACCGTGTGGCGGCCGCGACCGAGCGGCTTGCGGCGCTGCTCACCGCCGGTCTCGCGCCGGCCGCGGCGTGGCGGAACGTCGACCTTCGGCCCGACGATGGAGGCACCGCCCGAGATCATGCGGATCTCGACGACGAACGCGTAGTCGCCGCGGCAGCCGCAGCCGCCGGCGAGGGGGACTCCGTCGCCGACGCGATGGCGCGCGCGAGGGCGTCGCACGCCGCCGCGTCTCCGGCATGGTCGATCCTCGCGGCCGCGTGGGCGGTGGCGGATGCCGCGGGCGCACCGCTCGCAGCGTGCCTGGGCGCGCTCGCCGGTGCGCTCCGGTCCGAAGCGCAATTGAGGCGCGAGGCCGCCGCGGCGCTCGCCGGGCCTGCCGCGAGCGCGAAGCTCGTCGCCGCGCTCCCCGTGATCGCCGTGGTCTTCGGCGCCGTGCTCGGGTTCGACACGATCGGGGTCCTGTTCGGCAACCCTGTAGGTCTCGGCTGCCTGGTCGTCGGCTCGGGGCTGCTGTGGGTCGGTACTCGCTGGAGCCGCGCGATGGTCGCCCGCGCGGCGGCGTCGCGGCCGTCGAGCGGCATCGAGCTCGAGCTGCTCGCCATGGCCCTGACCAGCGGGACCTCCCTCCCTCGAGCGGAGGCGATCGTCGCCCAGGCGCTCCGGACCCACCTGCCCGAACTCGCCGCATCGGCGTCCGCCGCCCCGGTGCTCCGACTCGCCGAGCGGGCGGGCGCTCCGGTGGCCGACCTGCTCCGGGCCGAGGCGAACCGTCGGCGCGGAGCGGCGCAGGCGGCCGGCGCCGTGAGGGCGGCCGCGCTCGGCGTTCGGCTCATGATCCCGCTCGGCTGCTGCGTGCTGCCCGCCTTCGTGCTGCTGGGCGTCGCGCCGCTGCTCATCTCCGTCGTCACGGGCACCTTGGGCGGTGCCGTGTGA
- a CDS encoding TadA family conjugal transfer-associated ATPase: MPRPFVAVPSWEPPPDPERPAAEACGDALMTTASPWAPEVRPYLVERAVSERADVAPPVECARPRVAASRPSVADALGATAGGITPDELALLGPLAGYAASGPVTDLFLNGERGLWVDRGAGPEHEPSWSADESEVRALAIQLIARGGRHVDEATPAVDVRLGRGIRVHAVLPPLSSSGTLVSVRIPRIADFPLAALAKAGMLDGDQEAALRRAVSERRNILVTGAGGTGKTTLLGALLGEAGPKERIVLLEDVAELRISHPHIVSLEARQANLEGSGRIGLDVLLREALRMRPDRLVVGECRGPELRELLAALNTGHDGGAGTLHANSLDDVPARLEALGSTAGMSPDAVARQAVSAFDLVVHLERHDGRRRVRQIGRFELDGARLGIAPC, encoded by the coding sequence ATGCCTCGCCCCTTCGTCGCCGTCCCGTCCTGGGAGCCGCCGCCCGATCCGGAGCGCCCCGCCGCCGAGGCGTGCGGAGACGCGTTGATGACGACGGCGTCTCCGTGGGCGCCCGAGGTGCGGCCGTACCTCGTCGAACGTGCGGTTTCAGAGCGGGCGGATGTCGCGCCGCCGGTCGAGTGCGCCCGTCCACGCGTTGCGGCGTCGCGACCGTCGGTCGCCGACGCACTCGGTGCGACTGCCGGCGGCATCACCCCCGACGAACTCGCACTGCTCGGCCCGCTCGCTGGATACGCGGCCTCCGGTCCGGTCACCGACCTGTTCCTCAACGGCGAACGTGGACTGTGGGTCGACCGGGGCGCGGGTCCCGAGCACGAGCCCTCGTGGAGCGCTGACGAATCCGAGGTGCGCGCGCTCGCGATCCAGCTGATCGCGCGCGGCGGCCGGCACGTCGACGAGGCGACCCCGGCCGTCGACGTGCGGCTCGGTCGAGGCATCCGGGTGCACGCGGTGCTGCCGCCGCTGTCGTCGAGCGGCACGCTGGTCTCGGTGCGGATCCCGCGCATCGCGGACTTCCCGCTCGCCGCGCTCGCGAAGGCGGGCATGCTCGACGGCGACCAGGAGGCGGCACTGCGGCGTGCGGTGTCGGAGCGTCGCAACATCCTCGTGACGGGCGCGGGCGGCACCGGCAAGACCACGCTGCTCGGGGCACTCCTCGGCGAGGCCGGCCCGAAGGAGCGCATCGTGCTGCTCGAGGATGTTGCGGAGTTGCGAATCTCGCATCCGCACATCGTCTCGCTCGAGGCCCGACAGGCCAATCTCGAGGGCAGCGGTCGGATCGGCCTCGACGTGCTGCTGCGCGAGGCGTTGCGCATGCGGCCCGATCGGCTCGTCGTCGGCGAATGCCGAGGGCCCGAGTTGCGCGAACTGCTCGCCGCCCTCAACACGGGTCACGACGGCGGAGCGGGGACGTTGCACGCCAACTCCCTCGACGACGTGCCGGCGCGGCTCGAGGCGCTCGGATCGACGGCGGGCATGTCGCCCGACGCGGTCGCACGGCAGGCCGTGAGCGCCTTCGATCTCGTCGTCCACCTCGAACGGCACGACGGCCGCCGCCGGGTCCGGCAGATCGGCCGGTTCGAGCTCGACGGCGCCCGACTCGGGATCGCGCCATGCTGA
- the acs gene encoding acetate--CoA ligase produces MNAQIDHALEEIRRFRPSPEFAAQAVADEGLYDAARADRLGFWADQARTLLQWEKPFTRTLDWSNPPFAKWFDDGELNVAVNCLDRHVEAGLGDRVALLWEGEPGDSRAITYAELTDAVKRAANTLTDLGVGEHDRVAIYLPMIPEAVVAMLACARIGAIHSVVFGGFSADSLASRIDDAEASVVITADGGYRKGRVFPLKPVVDEALGKAEGGTVRNVLVVKRGENDVEWDADRDLWWHETVGTASNEHKAKAFEAEHPLFILYTSGTTGKPKGILHTSGGYLTQAAFTHKNVFDLHPERDVYWCTADVGWITGHSYVVYGPLANGATQVIYEGTPDTPHPGRWWEIVEKYKVSILYTAPTAIRSFMKLGRQIPHEFNLRSLRLLGSVGEPINPEAWIWYRHVIGGGSIPVVDTWWQTETGAIMISALPGVTDLKPGAAQVPVPGVSISILDDDGAEIHGEGGGLLVATEPWPSMLRGIWGDPERFKETYWEKFGDKYFAGDGARRDEDGDFWLLGRVDDVMNVSGHRLSTAEIESSLVAHPWTAEAAVVGAADETTGQAVVAFVILKASQVSHVTDPSEASEELRKHVATQIGAIARPRQVFIVNELPKTRSGKIMRRLLRDLAEGREIGDTTTLADTSIMQVISAQVR; encoded by the coding sequence ATGAACGCGCAGATCGATCACGCGCTCGAGGAGATCCGGCGCTTCCGCCCGAGTCCCGAGTTCGCCGCCCAGGCCGTCGCCGACGAGGGCCTCTACGACGCCGCCCGGGCAGACCGGCTCGGCTTCTGGGCCGACCAGGCCCGCACGCTGCTCCAGTGGGAGAAGCCCTTCACCCGCACGCTCGACTGGTCGAATCCGCCCTTCGCGAAGTGGTTCGACGACGGCGAGCTCAACGTCGCCGTCAACTGCCTCGACCGGCACGTCGAGGCCGGCCTGGGCGATCGGGTCGCGCTCCTCTGGGAGGGCGAGCCCGGCGACTCGCGCGCGATCACCTACGCCGAGCTGACCGACGCGGTCAAGCGCGCGGCGAACACGCTCACCGACCTCGGCGTCGGCGAGCACGACCGAGTCGCCATCTACCTCCCGATGATTCCCGAGGCCGTCGTGGCCATGCTCGCCTGCGCGCGCATCGGCGCCATCCACTCGGTGGTCTTTGGCGGGTTCAGCGCCGACAGCCTCGCGTCGCGCATCGACGACGCCGAGGCATCCGTCGTCATCACCGCCGATGGCGGGTATCGCAAGGGCCGCGTCTTCCCGCTGAAGCCCGTCGTCGACGAAGCACTCGGCAAGGCCGAGGGCGGCACCGTGCGCAACGTGCTCGTCGTCAAGCGCGGCGAGAACGACGTCGAATGGGACGCGGACCGCGACCTCTGGTGGCATGAGACCGTCGGGACCGCGTCGAACGAGCACAAGGCGAAGGCGTTCGAGGCCGAGCACCCGCTGTTCATCCTCTACACCTCGGGCACCACCGGCAAGCCGAAGGGCATCCTCCACACGTCGGGCGGCTACCTCACGCAGGCCGCCTTCACGCACAAGAACGTCTTCGACCTGCACCCCGAACGCGATGTCTACTGGTGCACCGCCGACGTCGGATGGATCACCGGGCACTCGTACGTCGTCTACGGCCCGCTCGCCAACGGTGCGACGCAGGTCATCTACGAGGGCACGCCCGACACGCCGCACCCCGGCCGCTGGTGGGAGATCGTCGAGAAGTACAAGGTCTCGATCCTCTACACGGCACCCACCGCCATCCGCTCGTTCATGAAGCTCGGCCGGCAGATCCCGCACGAGTTCAACCTGCGGTCGCTGCGGCTGCTCGGCTCGGTCGGCGAACCGATCAACCCCGAGGCATGGATCTGGTACCGCCACGTCATCGGCGGCGGCTCCATCCCGGTCGTCGACACGTGGTGGCAGACCGAGACCGGTGCGATCATGATCTCCGCGCTTCCCGGCGTCACCGACCTGAAGCCCGGCGCCGCGCAGGTTCCGGTCCCCGGGGTCTCGATCAGCATCCTCGATGACGACGGCGCCGAGATCCATGGCGAGGGCGGCGGGCTGCTCGTCGCCACCGAGCCGTGGCCGTCGATGCTGCGCGGCATCTGGGGCGACCCCGAGCGCTTCAAGGAGACGTACTGGGAGAAGTTCGGCGACAAGTACTTCGCCGGCGACGGTGCCCGCCGCGACGAGGACGGCGACTTCTGGCTGCTGGGCCGCGTCGACGACGTCATGAACGTCTCGGGCCACCGCCTGTCGACCGCCGAGATCGAGTCGTCGCTCGTCGCCCACCCCTGGACGGCCGAGGCCGCCGTCGTCGGCGCGGCCGACGAGACCACGGGCCAGGCGGTCGTCGCGTTCGTCATCCTCAAGGCGAGCCAGGTCTCGCACGTCACCGACCCGAGCGAGGCGAGCGAGGAGCTGCGCAAGCACGTCGCCACCCAGATCGGCGCGATCGCGCGCCCGCGGCAGGTCTTCATCGTCAACGAGCTGCCGAAGACCCGCTCGGGCAAGATCATGCGGCGGCTGCTGCGCGACCTCGCCGAGGGCCGTGAGATCGGCGACACCACGACACTCGCCGACACGTCGATCATGCAGGTCATCAGCGCGCAGGTGCGCTGA
- a CDS encoding RidA family protein gives MASGSASAEARLAELGIELPDVAAPVAAYVPAVTTGSLIYTSGQLPFVSGAMPATGKVGDGHGLVPADDAKDYARLCALNALAAVRAELGSLDRVVRVVKLVGFVASDPAFTGQPGVVNGASELIGEVFGDAGKHARSAVGVAVLPLDAPVEVELIVEFA, from the coding sequence ATGGCTTCCGGGTCGGCATCGGCTGAGGCGCGCCTCGCCGAGCTCGGCATCGAGCTGCCGGATGTCGCGGCGCCGGTCGCTGCGTACGTCCCCGCCGTCACCACGGGCTCGCTGATCTACACCTCGGGCCAGCTGCCCTTCGTCTCCGGCGCCATGCCCGCGACCGGCAAGGTGGGCGACGGCCACGGCCTCGTGCCCGCCGACGACGCGAAGGACTATGCGCGCCTCTGCGCGCTCAATGCGCTTGCGGCCGTGCGGGCCGAGCTCGGCTCGCTCGATCGCGTGGTCCGAGTGGTGAAGCTCGTCGGCTTCGTGGCCTCCGATCCGGCCTTCACCGGCCAGCCGGGGGTCGTGAACGGCGCGTCCGAGCTGATCGGCGAGGTCTTCGGCGACGCCGGCAAGCATGCGCGCTCGGCCGTCGGCGTCGCGGTCCTGCCGCTCGACGCGCCGGTCGAGGTCGAGCTCATCGTCGAGTTCGCGTAA